The Cystobacter fuscus DSM 2262 region CGAGAGGGCGTTGCTCCATCCCTCGGAAGCCGAGCCCGCCGAGCACGAGGACGACGCGCCCTCGAGCGTGGGCAAGAGTCCCCTCGGGGTCCCGGGGGATGAGGCGCCCACCTGGGTGGCTCCTCCCGGCGCCGCGCCGGTCAGGTCCCGCCGCGCGGCCGTGGCCCAGGGCGCGTCCCGGGAGGGGACGCGCACGGGCAGGAATCCCCGCCTGCGCGTGGTGGAGGACTTCTCCCGGCCCGTGGCCCGGCCGGACACGGATGATCTGATCGACACCGCGCCGCTGCGCTCTCGCCCCGCGCCAGCGCGCGTCGCTCCGCCGCCCCCCGAGCCCGAGCCCGAGCCGGTGCCTCCCACGGCCACCGCCCCGGAGATGCCCTCGGTGATCGCGGAGCGCCAGCGCATGTTGACCGAGGAGCGCAACCTCCTGGAGGACGCGTGGAGCCGGAGGCGGATGCTGGCCGTGGCCAGCGCCATCGCGCTGGTGGGCCTGGCGTGCTTCGCCCTCGGGGTATGGAAGTTCTCCCAACCGCCCCCGGTGGACACGGATCCCAAGGTGGACGCGGTCAGCGGCGCCGTGCAGCAGTACCTCCAGGAGCCGCCGCCCGCCGTGGAGCCCGTCTCCCCGCCGTCCGCCGTCCCGCCTCCCGAGCCCGCCCCCGAGCCTCCCGCCGCCGCCAGCCTCGAGTCCGCCCCCGCGCCCTCCAAGGCCAACCTGGCGTGGATCACCCTCGAGGCCAACCGCCCGGCGCGCGCCTACATCGATGGTGTGCGCGTCAAGCGTCCGCTGCCCCTGGTGCACTATCCGCTCAAGCCGGGCACGCGCGAGGTCACCGTGGAGACGCTGCGCGCCCCGCGCCAGCGCGAGGTGTTCAAGCTGCGCCTGGAGCGCGGCGAGCACAAGAAGGTCGAGCAGGTTTTCCCCGCCCCCCGCCGTCGCTGAGACCATGGATCGCACCCGCGTCTTCATCGTCGAGGATCAACCGACCCTCTTGCGCAACCTCCTCAAGGTGCTCGGCACCTTCTCCGAGCTGGAGCTGGTGGGCAGTGCCCAGCAGGGCGAGGAGGCGGTGGAGGCGGTGGTGCGCACGCGTCCGGAGCTGGTGCTGTTGGACCTGGAGCTGCCGGACGTGCATGGCATCGAGGTCACCCGGCGGCTCAAGCGCCGCGCGCCCGAGGTGGAGGTGCTCATCCTCACCTCCTTCGAGGACGAGCAGAAGGTGTACGAGGCCATCCAGGCGGGCGCCTCGGGCTATCTCGTCAAGCGGGTGGGGCCGGAGAAGATCCGCTCGGCCATCCGCGAGGTGATGGAGGGAGGCACGGTGCTCGAGCCCCTCATCGCCAAACGCTTCTGGAACTACTTCCACTCGCTCCAGGCGCGGCCCCCCGAGCCCGAGCGGGAATCCAACCCCTGGGGCTTGACGCCCTCGGAATTCGAGGTGCTGCGCTACGTGGCCAAGGGCCTGTCCAACGCCGAGGTGGGCCGGGTGATGACGCTGGAGCGGCGCACGGTGCGCACGCACCTGTCCCATATCTACCGGAAGATGGGAGTGCACTCGCACGTGGAGGCGGTGGTGCTCGCCCTGCGCGCGGGGTTCGTGGAGCTGTGAGACCCTTCACCAGCTCACGGGCAGCACGTCGAAGCCGCGGAAGTTGAGGCTGTGGCACTTGAGGCGCGTGGGTCGCGTCTCGTCCAGGCGCAGCCCGGGCAGGTGCTCGAGCAGCAGGGTGATGCCGGTCTCCAGCTCGCGGCGCGCCAGGCCCGCGCCCATGCAGTGGTGCGTGCCGAAGCCGAAGGACAGGTGCCGGTGCTGGGTGTGATCCCGGGTGATGTCGAAGCGATCCGGCTCGGGGAAGGCCCGGGGGTCGCGGTTGGCGGCGGCCATGCCCAGGAACACCACGTCGCCCGCGTGGATGCGCCGGCCGCGCAGCTCCACGTCCGCCACGGCCACACGGAAGACGAAGGGCACCGCCGGGTGGAAGCGCACGCTCTCCTCCACCGCGGCGCGCACCCGCTCCGGCGCCTCGCGCAGCACCTGGAGCTGCTCGGGGTGGGTGAGCAGATCATGCACGCAGTTGCTCAGCTGGTCCGTCGTGGTGGTGTGGCCGGCGAACATCAGCAGGATGGCGTTGGCCACCAGCTCG contains the following coding sequences:
- a CDS encoding response regulator yields the protein MDRTRVFIVEDQPTLLRNLLKVLGTFSELELVGSAQQGEEAVEAVVRTRPELVLLDLELPDVHGIEVTRRLKRRAPEVEVLILTSFEDEQKVYEAIQAGASGYLVKRVGPEKIRSAIREVMEGGTVLEPLIAKRFWNYFHSLQARPPEPERESNPWGLTPSEFEVLRYVAKGLSNAEVGRVMTLERRTVRTHLSHIYRKMGVHSHVEAVVLALRAGFVEL